Below is a window of Synergistetes bacterium HGW-Synergistetes-1 DNA.
ATACACTCATCGTTGATTCCGATGCCGAACAATTCTTCGGCGGACAGCCAAGAAAGCTCTATGACGCACTCACCTGTCCGAAAAGCTACCTCGTGTTCAAAAGCGGTGAAGGCAGCGAGCTCCACTGTCAGGCCGGAGGGAACTTAATGGGGAATCAGCGGATCTATGACTGGCTTGATGAGGTTTTTGAGGACATCTGATAATAAGAAGCAGGTACGGCCTGCCACAGCCCGGAATTGTCAAATTAATTATTTGGCAGGAAGATCCTTTTTCTTGCGGGATTCCAGCTGTTTTGTGCTTTCTGGCGGAGTTGGCAAGTTTTCTGGCATTTCATTTCCAAATTCGGCAATAGTCTTACGAATTTTTTTGCCAATTTCAAAATGCGTTTTATTGGCATCAGTTTTATTCTCTATATTGTCACGTCTGAGTCGCTCTGAAGAGATTTTCGGCAAGCTCTTTGCTTACCATGTGGTCAAGAATATCCTTGCCAGGCGGAGGCAGTTTCCGCATGCGTTTATCATAAGTTCTTATCCTGCTTTCTTTAAAACAGGCTTAATTTTGATGGCCATTGCAACAGCGACAATTATAAACAGCAAAGCGTAAACAGTAAGAGAGATAGTATACCCGCTGTAACTGGAAATCACTGACAAAGCAGGCGGTCCAAAGAACATGCCTATGCCCCAGAACAGATAGTAGGCTCCCGAAATTGTCCCCTTGAAGGATTCGTCAACGGTTTCGTTCAGAAAGATCATGGAAGCAAGATAAAAAACACCCAGCCCCAGACTGGCGATCGTAAGCATAAAAAGTATTCCGATAAAATCAAGAAAAGGAGTAATGGCTAATCCAAGAGAAGCAAGCATCAATCCGAAAACCATGAAGATATTCGGTCCGAACCGGTCAGATAATTTACCTGTAATAACTTGTGAAATGCTGATTGCTACATAAAACAGCGAAAAAAATACGCCTATATATGTAGCATCGAATCCCTTTTCCTGAAGCAGATAAGCAGGCATGGTTGTGAGAAAGATGCCATACCCGGTTCCATACAGTGTAATTCCCAAAAGAGCAAGAAAAACATTGCTGTCTTTAGTCAGATTCAAAATACCGGAGATATTAAACGAACCAGCAAGCTTCTTTGCATCGCTTTGCATCGCGGAGAATGTGGTCTTAAATCATTAATTCTCCGCCGGGGGTATTCCGGTAAGCCGTTTCTTCCGTCGTCCTCGAATGCCCATACAATTGTGAAACTGCGACAAAAACCTGTCGCGTTAAGCCGTTGTGAAGCAATAGTGAAACGGTTGTTAAAACTTGAGACCCATTCTCTATCTGGAGTGCTTTCCGACATCGGGAATTCAGTTCCACCGCCCCTTATCGTCGTCCCCGAATGCTTCAATCGGGAACCAGCGTCTCTGAACCTTCTCTATTACTAGCTTTTCGAACCAAACCAACCGCTCGCTTGCCCGGGTGGACTCCCCGACCGCATTCCCGACCCAGTTGGGATAGGATCAGTATCTATGCTCATAACAGGATCATTCTTTTTCGATTTTATCTTTGATCTCTTTGACAAGCCTATACACTGTTGTACACGGACACATCTCTGATGGTTTACTGTTGCATTTTTCATTTTGTTCCTTGTACTTGCTGCCCGCATATTTAATTGCTTCTTTTTCATCTCCGTATTGACAGAGCTTTGAATATATCCTTGCATCGGATTTATCGTATTCTTTGCCTGTTACCCGATGATACTTTTGTGCAAAACCATTGCAGCAAGCCACTGAATTATCATATCCCGGCATTTTCCCCAAATACGTACTGAACCATATTTCAATGCATGGGTTTGACCAACCGGCTTTTATACCATTTTGTTCTGCATCTTTAATTATCTGATCAAAATTCTTGACCCTGTCTCTGTCGAAAATGATCCACGGTTCTCTGTACTGAGGCTGCAGTGAAGCAGTTTCTATTGCTTCGCTGACAAGTTTTTCTGTTTTCGTCTCGCTTACTTTAATAACAAGTTTTCCCCGTAATCCTTCAGGGATAGATTCTCTTAAACCATTCATATAGTTTTTCTCTGTTTCTTTAGTGTCTGTTACTACAAGGTAATAACCTAACTCGGGGACTCGGCGTTTTGATAACTGCTCTCGTGTCTTTCGTTTTCCATTTCTTTCAGCCATGGTCATTATCCCTTAAACATATCGAAATGCTGCATGGTGGGAATAGCCCCGTATTTTCCCAGAAGGTAGTTCTTCTCGTAGTTTTCGTCTTTCCTTATTTTTGTGCCGTCTTCATCGATAAAATCTGCTAAGGAGTAAAGTGTAGAAATGCCCGTATCCGCCTTTTCAGTGAACCAGACCTCATCACGTCTCAGCATTTTGCTGCCCAGCTGCCATGGTTCATGAGATGTAAAAATCAGCTGGGCATGTTTTGGGTTGATTTCCTGATCGAGAAAAGCTATGACAAAAGTACGAACAAGCAACGGATGAAGTCTTGCATTCAGTTCATCAACCAAGAGAACTCCACCGCTTTTGAGCACTTTTTGCAGTAAAGGATACAGCGCAAACATTTTAAGCGTGCCTGCTGATTCCAGTTTCAATGGGATCCTGGCGGTCTCGTCAGTACCTATCATTCTGTGAACGGCATCAATTTTAACCTTCATGGATTTATTTTCCTCATCTTTTTCAATCGTTTCGATCTCAAATGCAATGATCGAAGGATCGAATTTTGAGAAATACTTTACAACGTTTTGCTGGACATCCTTGTTTTCAACAAAATCTCCGGGAAGCTTTTCTGATAAAAAAAAGTTTTCTGAAGGTTTTCCAAAGTCAGCAAAGTCATTATTTAGAAACCAGTCACGAATAAATTTAAGTTTGTCGATCTTTAATTTTGCTCCGAGTGAAACTATAAGCGTTTCCTTTTCAAGAGCAATTTCGAGGTTTTCCTTACTTTTAGCAGGAATGCCGGGCAGATCCAGTTTTTTCCCTTTTCTGTAAAATATTCTTTTGTATTCGCCGCGCGATGACTTAGATTTCCAATTGAGCCATTCTTCATTTACTCCGTTTTGGTCCACGGTAAAGCCGTAATTATATGATTTTTCCCCGGTTTCTTCTGAAGAAATAAAATATACTTCAAAAGATGATCCAGCATCTTTGGTTTTTTGATCAAGCAGAAATGGTGAGGGCTTGAAGAATTCAGGCGCACCCTCTTTGTCGGATCTTTCTCCCCCGAAGCGGAAGGAGGTAACAACATATCTCGACATGTACCTGAATGCTTCCAATACATTTGATTTGCCACTCGCATTAGCACCAAAAATGACAGCAACAGGCAGGACTTTTTCCTTTCCAACTTTTATTACGTGGTTATTATATTCAGAAATTTTAGTGGCGGTCATATCTAATGACGTATTTTCTTTGAAGGACTTGAAGTTCTTAAAATTGAATTGTAAAAGCATTTATGACCCCTCCCTCATACTGCCTAGAACTCAATTATACTCATTATGTAACAAATAGCAACACTCAAATGAGAAAAAGTCTCATTTGAGTGTTGCTATTTTCGAAAATTATCGTAGTTAAATGAGATTGCCACTTCTCGCATCGAGTATGGAGACGCACTTTTCCATGTCATTCAAGCTCTCATTATCCATGGCGGGAACGCCATAATTCTCCGCGATGCGAAGCGATGCAAATTCCCCGTCGCACGCAGACGCGAAAATTCCCAGCGGATGCACTCTCCGCCAGCATTTACAACTGCTTCACTATCGCTTCACCACTGCTTCACGCGACATGTTTTGTCGCAGTTTCACAATTGTGTAAAGCCGCTTGCCTATTCTTGCCAATTGCCAGGCCGGATGAACCTCCCGGCCCGCCTTTATCCTCGATCAATATCCCCTTGCGCCTTTGCCTTTGTATTCTCTCAACAGGAGGCTGAGGGATTTTTCTGTTGGATCGTATCTGCATTCATAAGATTCCCTGTAAACCCGGATGAGTTTTTTCAGGCGGAAATTCATGTCGTCGATATCGAATGCTTCCAGATCAAGACTGTCAGAGTCAAGCCACTCGCAAGCCTCTTCGTACTCTTTGCCCTTGCCTTTCTTGAGGACCTTCGCAAGATTTTCAAGTCCTCCGACTCCGCCGACATCTTCTACAATGCCAAAGCCTTCACCTTTGAGCACGCGGGGCAGTATTGCCAGAGAGATCTCCTGTTTTTCACATTTTTCAAGGGTCAGATCAATTTCCCAGCCGTCACCGTAGTCATATTCGAATGAGGCCTTCCAACCGGGGCAATGAGTCACATTGCCCAGCTTTATCTTATCGGCCTCAAACAAGCGCTCATCATCCGGAGTAAACATATCTTCGCTCGGCAGTTCGTAACGGACGTTATTCAAGAATTCATCCATCGAAATTTTTTCTACATATGAGTTAAATTTTTCTTCATCAGGGTAAACCGCCCGGAGATAAGTAAGGAAATTTTCTTTTGCATTTTCTCTGAAGCAAAATAAATGGCTTGCCTGCATTTCAAACATCAACATGATGGCGTATCCAAGTTCCGCCATTGTCTTTTCACCGTTGATCTCAAAGCGCCGCCAAATCTTTGGCTTGAAATCCCTGAGTTCTGCATAGAAGCTATAAACATAGTGTTGTGACATGACATCAAACCTCCAATCAGAGTTCAGCTGCCCAAATATATATCCGATAGAGCAATTATTGTTGTAATTGACGAAACCGTCAAACGGTTCGAGCTCAATTGAGAAGTGCGGTTTGAAGATACCGCGAGAAATGGCGATCATATCGCCGAGAAGAGCCGCTACAGCCGGCGAAAAGCAGAACCTGAGGATTTCGCCTCTCTCCGTCATTCCCGTGTGCAGTTGGTGTAACTACCAGCCGATTTGCGCAACGCGTCACTCGTTGCTTCTCTGTCCGTGAGCCGGGATCCATGGGTTTGGATTTTTGCATTAGAATCGCTATGATCTCAATTTTAACATTATACCTATTTTTCATGCGTACTCATTATTTATGTTTGACATACTCCAAAAAGGAGTATAAAATATACTTATCCCGACAGAGCGGAGGGGGACACCATTAATAAAAAGGAAATCGTCAAAATTTTAAAAAAGGCCGGTTGGATAGAAACTGATCTGGGTAACGGAAGCCACATAGTTTTTATCCATCCTGTAACTAAAGGAAGAACTGTAGTCCCCAGCAACAAAGGCAAAGACATTCCTAAAGGAACATTGGCGGCAATAAGACGCCAGACCGGAATAGACGAGATCCGCTAAGAAAGGAGTGTTTTCACATGAATAAAAAAGACCTTGCTATTTACCCTGCAATTTTTGAATATGCTGAAGACGGTATAACGATCACTTTTCCGGACCTTCCGGGATGTATCTCATGCGCAGGATCTCAGGAGGAAGCCATTTATATGGCGAAAGACGTTCTCGGTGTTTTCATCACGGCCTGCGAATCTCTCGGAGACACCATCCCTGTTCCGTCAAAAGGGACCGATATCAAAACGGAGCCCGGTCAGTCAGTTTTTATGATCGACGTCTGGCTTCCCATTTACAGGGAAGAAAAACGGTCAGGCAGCGTCAAGAAAAATGTAACAATACCGGTATGGCTGAATTCACTGGCTGAAAAACAAAAACTCAATTTTTCACAGATCCTTCAGGCAGGTATAAAAGCTTCGCTGGGCATCCAGGACAGATAAAGCAGATTTAAACGACAGAGCAAAGACAAAAGCAGGCGAGGAGCATATCCGCCTGCCTTTGTTGTCGATCAATATCTCAGATACCTAATGGCAAAACCGGTAATATTTATTACCGGATAAAGGTGAAACCGGAAATAATTATGACCGGGGAATTGACCCATAAGTCTTGAAGACTGAATTCTCCGGCGGATGCACTCTCCGCCAGCATTTACAACTGCACTATCGCTTCACCACAGCTTCACGCGACATGTTTTGTCGCAGTTTCACAATTGTCAATGCCGCTCGCCCATGCTTGACATTCCCATTAATATTTATAGTTTGATGTCAATTCGTGTAATAACCAAATAATATTATTGAGTTATTGTTGACTCAACATAATTATGGGCTATACTAGTATTAAATAAGCCCTGTGGTTTTC
It encodes the following:
- a CDS encoding antitoxin HicB encodes the protein MNKKDLAIYPAIFEYAEDGITITFPDLPGCISCAGSQEEAIYMAKDVLGVFITACESLGDTIPVPSKGTDIKTEPGQSVFMIDVWLPIYREEKRSGSVKKNVTIPVWLNSLAEKQKLNFSQILQAGIKASLGIQDR
- a CDS encoding RloB-like protein, coding for MTMAERNGKRKTREQLSKRRVPELGYYLVVTDTKETEKNYMNGLRESIPEGLRGKLVIKVSETKTEKLVSEAIETASLQPQYREPWIIFDRDRVKNFDQIIKDAEQNGIKAGWSNPCIEIWFSTYLGKMPGYDNSVACCNGFAQKYHRVTGKEYDKSDARIYSKLCQYGDEKEAIKYAGSKYKEQNEKCNSKPSEMCPCTTVYRLVKEIKDKIEKE
- a CDS encoding abortive phage infection protein; this translates as MLLQFNFKNFKSFKENTSLDMTATKISEYNNHVIKVGKEKVLPVAVIFGANASGKSNVLEAFRYMSRYVVTSFRFGGERSDKEGAPEFFKPSPFLLDQKTKDAGSSFEVYFISSEETGEKSYNYGFTVDQNGVNEEWLNWKSKSSRGEYKRIFYRKGKKLDLPGIPAKSKENLEIALEKETLIVSLGAKLKIDKLKFIRDWFLNNDFADFGKPSENFFLSEKLPGDFVENKDVQQNVVKYFSKFDPSIIAFEIETIEKDEENKSMKVKIDAVHRMIGTDETARIPLKLESAGTLKMFALYPLLQKVLKSGGVLLVDELNARLHPLLVRTFVIAFLDQEINPKHAQLIFTSHEPWQLGSKMLRRDEVWFTEKADTGISTLYSLADFIDEDGTKIRKDENYEKNYLLGKYGAIPTMQHFDMFKG